A single region of the Myxococcales bacterium genome encodes:
- a CDS encoding dehydratase: MQRGLYFEELEPGMKFVSKGRTITETDVVNFAGLSGDYNPLHTNEQYAKTTIFGRRIAHGVLGIALMVGFNQSLGITEETMHAFLGLEWDFLRPVFIGDTLHLEIEVESKRESKKDDRGIVNFRCRLVNQHGEVAQEGIRKMLMKRRPKEDSRP, from the coding sequence ATGCAGCGGGGACTTTACTTTGAGGAATTAGAACCCGGAATGAAGTTCGTCAGCAAAGGCCGGACGATCACCGAAACGGACGTGGTGAACTTCGCGGGGCTTTCCGGCGACTACAATCCGCTGCACACCAACGAGCAGTACGCCAAGACGACCATTTTCGGCCGGCGGATCGCGCACGGCGTGCTGGGCATCGCCCTGATGGTCGGCTTCAATCAAAGCCTGGGCATCACCGAGGAAACGATGCACGCCTTCCTGGGCCTGGAGTGGGATTTTCTGCGGCCCGTGTTCATCGGCGACACCCTGCACCTGGAGATCGAGGTCGAATCGAAGCGCGAGTCGAAGAAGGACGATCGCGGCATCGTCAATTTCCGCTGCCGGTTGGTCAATCAGCACGGGGAGGTGGCGCAGGAAGGCATTCGCAAGATGTTGATGAAACGGCGCCCGAAGGAAGACAGCCGGCCCTAG
- a CDS encoding ATP-dependent 6-phosphofructokinase, translating into MSLKRIGVLTGGGDCAGLNAVIRAITRCAVSRYGINVIGIRDGFEGLLGEPRTVSLTTNMVKGLLFRGGTILGSSNKGDPFAYKSVDHGKVMSTDRSDEVLSNIHDLELDCLFVIGGDGTNAIAYKIFQRGVPVIGIPKTIDNDLGATDITFGFDTAVNVVVDAIDRLQTTAESHHRVMIIETMGRNAGWIALEAGLAGGADVILIPEIPFEVEKIYDTILHRRKAGRNFTIICVAEGAKPKGGDVVVKKMVADSAEPVRLGGIGERLAGWLEKYDVGECRATVLGHIQRGGTPTAFDRNLCTRLGAGAVHAAVRGDFGKMVVLRNSRIEAVPIQEAIAQIRLVDPESDWVRTAIDTGVSFGN; encoded by the coding sequence ATGTCGTTGAAACGAATCGGTGTCCTGACCGGCGGCGGCGATTGCGCCGGCCTCAACGCGGTCATCCGCGCCATCACCCGCTGCGCCGTGTCGCGCTACGGCATCAACGTCATCGGCATCCGCGACGGCTTCGAGGGCCTGCTGGGCGAGCCGCGGACCGTCAGCCTGACCACCAACATGGTCAAGGGTCTGCTCTTTCGCGGCGGCACCATCCTGGGCAGCAGCAACAAGGGCGATCCCTTCGCCTACAAATCCGTCGACCACGGCAAGGTGATGTCCACCGATCGCAGCGACGAGGTGCTCAGCAACATCCACGACCTGGAACTCGATTGCCTGTTCGTGATCGGCGGCGACGGCACCAACGCCATCGCCTACAAGATTTTCCAGCGCGGCGTGCCGGTCATCGGAATTCCGAAGACGATCGACAACGACCTGGGCGCGACGGACATCACCTTCGGCTTCGATACCGCCGTCAACGTGGTGGTCGACGCGATCGACCGGCTGCAAACCACGGCCGAGAGCCATCATCGCGTGATGATCATCGAAACGATGGGCCGCAACGCCGGCTGGATCGCGCTCGAAGCCGGACTGGCCGGCGGCGCCGACGTGATTCTCATCCCCGAGATTCCATTCGAGGTCGAGAAGATCTACGACACGATCCTGCACCGGCGCAAAGCCGGCCGCAATTTCACCATCATCTGCGTGGCCGAGGGCGCCAAGCCCAAGGGCGGCGACGTCGTGGTGAAAAAAATGGTGGCCGACAGCGCCGAACCGGTGCGCCTGGGCGGCATCGGCGAACGGCTGGCCGGCTGGCTCGAAAAGTACGACGTCGGCGAATGCCGCGCCACGGTACTCGGCCACATCCAGCGCGGCGGCACGCCGACCGCCTTCGACCGCAACCTGTGCACCCGCTTGGGCGCCGGCGCCGTCCACGCGGCGGTGCGCGGCGATTTCGGCAAGATGGTCGTGCTGCGCAACAGCCGCATCGAAGCCGTGCCGATTCAAGAGGCGATCGCGCAAATCCGCCTGGTGGATCCCGAGAGCGATTGGGTGCGGACGGCGATCGATACCGGAGTTTCTTTCGGCAACTGA
- a CDS encoding (Fe-S)-binding protein, translated as MSADRPELDRCSRCGECRAVCPVFRETRRETDVARGRLLRYRLARDAGRFSAADREAFSRCLLCGRCLEACKAQVDVPALMQIAKTDSGFAAGWPSLLTEKTLADDGRLDAAVRRYRSLSRWLGRATPDDSGLRLRFALPYLDAGRLYPKPPARGYLEQHTGRRASGVQKLAFFAGCGAGRLLTGVGEAVDRVLAELNLTAAIPEQACCGLAAWGIGATDAARRTAIAWVRSFAGEEYDAILSPCASCTAHLQTRLPQILAGTEFAADAARLAAKVEDFFAWLSRQDLCFDLAGLKVGAHVPCHARREVRDGAAFVSFLKKSGAELVKIDERLDAQCCGMGGSFGVLHPELSRRIGLPKVAALRAAGAAVLVTNCTGCLWQLRDLAARFDPALPVRHPVELLDR; from the coding sequence ATGAGCGCCGACCGCCCCGAACTTGACCGCTGCTCGCGCTGCGGCGAATGCCGCGCCGTCTGCCCGGTCTTTCGCGAAACCCGGCGGGAAACCGACGTGGCGCGCGGGCGGCTGCTGCGCTACCGGCTGGCGCGCGACGCCGGTCGCTTTTCCGCCGCCGACCGCGAGGCCTTTTCGCGCTGCCTGCTGTGCGGTCGCTGCCTCGAAGCCTGCAAGGCTCAGGTGGACGTGCCCGCGCTGATGCAAATCGCGAAAACCGATAGCGGCTTCGCCGCCGGCTGGCCGTCCCTGCTGACGGAAAAAACGCTGGCCGACGACGGTCGCCTGGACGCCGCGGTGCGCCGCTACCGGAGCCTCAGCCGCTGGCTCGGTCGCGCCACCCCCGACGACAGCGGCCTGCGTCTGCGGTTCGCCCTGCCCTACCTCGACGCCGGGCGGCTGTATCCGAAACCGCCGGCGCGCGGCTACCTCGAACAACACACCGGCCGGCGGGCGAGCGGCGTGCAAAAACTCGCCTTCTTCGCGGGGTGCGGCGCCGGCCGGTTGCTGACCGGCGTCGGCGAGGCCGTCGATCGCGTGCTGGCCGAATTGAATCTGACGGCCGCCATTCCCGAGCAGGCGTGTTGCGGCCTGGCGGCCTGGGGCATCGGGGCGACGGACGCCGCCCGCCGCACGGCGATCGCCTGGGTGCGGAGTTTCGCCGGCGAAGAGTACGACGCCATCCTCAGCCCGTGCGCCTCCTGTACGGCCCATCTGCAGACCCGGTTGCCGCAAATTCTCGCCGGCACCGAGTTCGCCGCCGACGCCGCGCGGCTGGCCGCGAAGGTCGAGGATTTTTTCGCCTGGCTGTCGCGGCAGGATTTGTGTTTCGATCTGGCCGGGTTGAAGGTCGGGGCGCACGTGCCGTGCCACGCCCGGCGCGAGGTGCGCGACGGCGCGGCGTTCGTGTCCTTCCTGAAAAAGTCCGGCGCCGAGCTGGTGAAAATCGACGAACGCCTGGACGCGCAATGCTGCGGAATGGGCGGCTCTTTCGGCGTTCTGCATCCCGAGCTCTCGCGGCGAATCGGCCTGCCGAAGGTCGCCGCCCTGCGCGCCGCCGGCGCCGCGGTCCTCGTCACCAACTGCACCGGCTGCCTCTGGCAGTTGCGCGACCTCGCCGCACGCTTCGATCCCGCCTTGCCGGTCAGGCACCCGGTGGAGCTGCTCGACCGTTGA
- a CDS encoding FAD-binding protein translates to MSLTGELTRIVGPAGVLTEAGDLIAYASDHKAVGVPPLVVVLPAETRQVAEIVRVCAARRIALIPRGAGTGTVGGVVPEAPAVVLDLSRLNRLLGVDRANLLADAEAGMITGDFQRAMEDQGLFFPPDPASRDISTLGGNAATNAGGMRAVKYGVTADWIAALEVVLADGRTIRAGVRTRKGVVGYDLKHLFIGSEGTLGVITALTLRLIPKPAARHTVLGIFPELATAGRAIHAILHGGATPAAMELMDAVALDAVRGRIGDLIPPGHATLLIDTDGDADRAARDAETIGRLLRESGATEVRRAADKKEADQLWSARRAISPALYEIRPNKIADDITVPVSRLIELFAGVTRIARKHRLLHACYGHAGDGNVHVNLLYDPQNGDEAERARLAREEIFRLTLALGGTLSGEHGVGSTKRAFLPWEQSAALIDLQRRLKRTFDPLDILNPGKVFP, encoded by the coding sequence GTGAGCCTGACGGGCGAACTGACCCGCATTGTCGGCCCGGCCGGCGTGCTGACCGAGGCCGGCGATCTGATCGCCTACGCTTCCGATCACAAGGCGGTCGGCGTGCCGCCGCTCGTCGTCGTCCTGCCCGCCGAAACCCGTCAGGTGGCCGAGATCGTGCGCGTCTGCGCGGCGCGGCGGATCGCCCTCATTCCGCGCGGCGCCGGCACGGGCACGGTCGGCGGCGTGGTGCCGGAAGCGCCGGCGGTGGTGCTCGATCTCTCCCGCCTGAATCGGCTGCTCGGGGTGGATCGCGCCAACCTGTTAGCCGACGCCGAGGCCGGAATGATCACCGGCGATTTTCAGCGCGCGATGGAAGACCAGGGATTGTTTTTCCCGCCCGACCCCGCCAGCCGCGACATCAGCACCCTGGGCGGCAACGCCGCCACCAACGCCGGCGGCATGCGCGCGGTGAAATACGGCGTCACCGCCGACTGGATCGCCGCGCTGGAGGTCGTCCTCGCCGACGGCCGGACGATCCGGGCCGGCGTGCGGACGCGCAAGGGCGTGGTCGGTTACGATCTGAAGCACTTGTTCATCGGCAGCGAGGGCACGCTGGGCGTCATCACCGCCCTGACCCTGCGGCTCATCCCCAAGCCGGCGGCCCGGCATACCGTGCTGGGAATTTTTCCGGAACTCGCCACGGCCGGACGGGCGATCCACGCGATCCTGCACGGCGGCGCGACGCCAGCGGCGATGGAACTGATGGATGCGGTGGCGCTCGACGCGGTGCGCGGCCGGATCGGCGACCTGATCCCGCCCGGTCACGCCACCCTGCTGATCGACACCGACGGCGACGCCGACCGCGCGGCCCGGGACGCCGAGACGATCGGCCGCCTGCTGCGCGAGAGCGGCGCGACCGAGGTCCGCCGAGCCGCCGATAAAAAGGAAGCCGACCAGTTGTGGAGCGCGCGCCGCGCCATCAGCCCGGCGCTGTACGAAATCCGCCCGAATAAAATCGCCGACGACATCACCGTGCCGGTCAGCCGGCTGATCGAACTGTTCGCGGGAGTCACGCGGATCGCCCGCAAGCACCGACTCCTGCACGCCTGCTACGGCCACGCCGGCGACGGCAACGTGCACGTCAACCTGCTGTACGATCCGCAAAACGGCGACGAGGCCGAGCGCGCCCGCCTGGCGCGGGAGGAAATCTTCCGCCTGACGCTGGCCTTGGGCGGCACGCTCAGCGGCGAACACGGCGTCGGCTCGACCAAGCGGGCCTTTCTGCCGTGGGAACAGAGCGCCGCGCTGATCGACCTGCAGCGCCGCCTGAAGCGGACCTTCGACCCGCTCGACATCCTGAATCCCGGCAAGGTCTTTCCATGA
- a CDS encoding alpha/beta fold hydrolase, translating into MLSQPPNDGILAARIRNENATGRPIVFIHGAGGRKEIWALVARRLAARLPARPLVTVDLPGHGDSPPPAAERIDDYAQAVSIFLERRGWPAIDLVGHSMGGAVAQRLAIAEPARVTRLALLATGARMPVAPVLFDLLPDNLPAVVEAYKSFGFGPDTPPLLLNQTMEPFAQMDGAVVRGDFVACREWRADDRLGGITAATLILVGELDQLTPLKRARELAAGIPGARLEILPHAGHMLPVEKAEDVASLLAAHLVAEP; encoded by the coding sequence ATGTTGTCGCAACCACCGAACGACGGAATTCTGGCGGCCCGGATTCGCAACGAAAACGCGACCGGACGGCCGATCGTTTTCATTCACGGCGCCGGCGGACGCAAGGAAATCTGGGCCCTGGTGGCGCGCCGCCTGGCGGCCCGCCTGCCCGCCCGGCCGCTGGTGACGGTGGACTTGCCCGGCCACGGCGACTCGCCGCCGCCCGCCGCCGAACGGATCGACGACTACGCCCAAGCGGTGTCGATCTTTCTGGAGCGGCGCGGCTGGCCGGCGATCGACCTGGTCGGCCACAGCATGGGCGGCGCCGTCGCGCAACGGCTGGCGATCGCCGAACCCGCGCGCGTGACGCGCCTGGCGCTGCTCGCCACCGGCGCCCGCATGCCCGTCGCGCCGGTCCTGTTCGACCTGCTGCCCGACAATCTGCCGGCGGTCGTCGAAGCCTACAAAAGCTTCGGCTTCGGCCCCGACACGCCGCCGCTGCTGCTCAACCAGACCATGGAGCCTTTCGCGCAAATGGACGGCGCCGTCGTGCGCGGCGATTTCGTCGCCTGCCGCGAATGGCGGGCCGACGACCGGCTGGGCGGCATCACCGCCGCGACCCTGATCCTGGTCGGCGAACTGGATCAACTGACGCCGCTCAAACGGGCCCGCGAGCTGGCCGCGGGCATTCCCGGCGCCCGCCTCGAAATCCTGCCCCACGCCGGACACATGCTGCCGGTCGAAAAAGCCGAGGACGTGGCCAGCTTGCTGGCGGCGCATCTGGTAGCCGAACCGTGA